Sequence from the Corallococcus soli genome:
CACACGGTGAGCGCGGGCGAGCCGCTCAACCCGGAGGTCATCGAGACGTGGAAGGAGGCCACCGGGCTGTTCATCCGCGAGGGCTACGGCCAGACGGAGACGGTGGTCATCGTGGGCATGTTCCCGTCGCTTCCGCCGCGCATGGGCTCCATGGGCAAGCCGTCCCCCGGCTTCACCGTGGGCGTCATCAACGAGCAGGGGGAGGAAGTGGCGGACGGGCAGGAGGGCGACATCGCGGTGCGCGTGAAGCCGGAGCGGCCGGTGGGCCTGTTCCAGGGCTACCTGAACGACGACGCGGCCAACGCGGCCAGCAGCCGGGGCGACTGGTACGTCACGGGCGACCGCGCGGTGCGCGACGCGGAGGGCTACCTGTGGTTCGTGGGGCGCTCGGATGACGTCATCAAGACGTCCGGCTACCGCGTGGGTCCCTTCGAGGTGGAGTCCGCGCTGCTGGAGCACCCCGCGGTGGCGGAGTCCGCCGTCATCGGCGTGCCGGACGACAAGATTGGCCAGCGCATCAAGGCGTACGTGCTGCTGACGCCGGGCCACACGGCGTCGCCCGCGCTCGCGCAGGAGCTGCAGGACTTCGTGAAGAAGACCACGGCGCCCTACAAGTACCCGCGTGAGATTGAGTTCGTGTCGGAGCTGCCCAAGACGGTGAGCGGGAAGATCCGCCGCGCGGAGCTGCGCGCCACCCAGAAGCCGTAGGTGGCGCGCGGGGCCGGGACTACTTGAGCCAGTCCGAGTGCACGAACCCGGCGTCGGGCTTGTCCCGCCGCTGGTACGTGTGCGCGCCGAACGCGTCGCGCTGGGCCTGGGTGAGGTTCTGCGGCAGCTCCGGGCTGCGGTAGCTGTCCATGTACGCCAGGCTGCTGCTGAACACCGGCACCGGGATGCCCAGCTTCGTGGCCGTGCCCACGAGCTTGCGCCACGACGGCGCCAGCTTCTCCAGCACCGGGGCGAACGCCTCGGACACCATCAGGTTGGGCAGCGTGGGCTGCTGCTGGAAGGCCTCGCGCAGCGGCGTGAGCAGCTTCGCGCGGATGATGCAGCCGCCCCGCCAGATGCGCGCCATCTCCGCCAGCGACACGCCCCACTTGTCCTCGTCGGACGCCACCTGGATGAGCCGCATGCCCTGCGCGTACGTCACCACGCGCGCCGCGTAGAGCGCGTCGTGCGCCCACTGGGCCAGGTGCTGCTGCTCCTCGGAGGTGAGCGACACGGAGGGCCCGTGCAGCTTCTTGCTCGCGGCGACGCGGTCGTCCTTCTGCGAGGACAGGTTGCGCGCATCCAGCGCGGCCGCGATGGAGGGCACCGGCACGCCCTTGTCGAGCGCCACCTTCACGGTCCACTTGCCCGTGCCCTTCTGGCCGGCCTTGTCGAGCACCATGTCCACCAGGGGCTTGCCCGTCTCCGGGTCGCGCTTGCGCAGCACCTTGATGGTGGTCTCCAGGAGGAACGACTCGGCGATGCCCTCGTTCCACTTCGCGAACAGGTCCGCCAGGGTCGCGGTGTCCAGGCCCAGGCCGCGGTGGAGCACGTCGTACGTCTCCGCGAGCAGCTGCATGTCGGCGTACTCGATGCCGTTGTGCACCATCTTCACGAAGTGGCCCGCGCCCTCCGGGCCCACGTGGGTGACGCACAGGCCTTCCTCGCTGCGCGCGGCGATGGCCTCCAGCACCGGCTGCACCAGCGCGTACGCGTCCCTGGGGCCGCCCGGCATGATGGACGGGCCATTGCGCGCGCCCTCCTCACCGCCGGACACGCCGATGCCCAGGAAGTGGAAGCCCTTCTCCTTGCACAGGGCTTCGCGGCGCCGCGTGTCCAGGTACCAGGAGTTGCCCGCGTCCATGATGACGTCGCCGGGCGACAGCAGCGGGAACAGCCGCTCCATCATCTG
This genomic interval carries:
- the gndA gene encoding NADP-dependent phosphogluconate dehydrogenase → MGTQTKPAQFGVVGMGVMGASLALNIADHGFSVAVWDRHPEAITKVQQENPKQALAGYPELEAFVSGLERPRRILLMITAGAPVDQMMERLFPLLSPGDVIMDAGNSWYLDTRRREALCKEKGFHFLGIGVSGGEEGARNGPSIMPGGPRDAYALVQPVLEAIAARSEEGLCVTHVGPEGAGHFVKMVHNGIEYADMQLLAETYDVLHRGLGLDTATLADLFAKWNEGIAESFLLETTIKVLRKRDPETGKPLVDMVLDKAGQKGTGKWTVKVALDKGVPVPSIAAALDARNLSSQKDDRVAASKKLHGPSVSLTSEEQQHLAQWAHDALYAARVVTYAQGMRLIQVASDEDKWGVSLAEMARIWRGGCIIRAKLLTPLREAFQQQPTLPNLMVSEAFAPVLEKLAPSWRKLVGTATKLGIPVPVFSSSLAYMDSYRSPELPQNLTQAQRDAFGAHTYQRRDKPDAGFVHSDWLK